A section of the Constrictibacter sp. MBR-5 genome encodes:
- a CDS encoding CaiB/BaiF CoA-transferase family protein, whose product MTDEAAATLPHPLTGIRVLDFTRVLAGPYLTMMLADLGAEVIKVENPDGGDDSRAWNPPGLGSESAYFLAINRHKKSVTVDLGTEAGRDLCRELAAKCDILVQNFRVDVMERHGLDYAALSGANPRLIYCSISGYGHDTPYRMNVGYDQIAQGEGGLMYLTGQPEADPVRTGASLADTLTGLHAGMAVLAALRAREVTGRGQHVDMALLDTVVAVSGFLSQGALLTGENPPRSGNSSFLVIPTGVYPCADGLLNLLVGNDRQFRRLCTDVLERPDMAEDARFRTNKDRRAHKAELDEVLKDLFSRRPRDHWIERCRASGVPAGSVRTLTEALAAPEPAARDMIQEVEHPAGSFRTVASPMKLSGTPVRRAGPAPLLGEHTDEVLREVLGCDDARIAALRAAGGVR is encoded by the coding sequence ATGACCGACGAGGCCGCGGCGACCCTGCCGCATCCGCTGACGGGCATCCGCGTGCTCGACTTCACCCGCGTGCTCGCCGGCCCCTACCTCACCATGATGCTGGCCGACCTGGGCGCAGAGGTGATCAAGGTCGAGAACCCCGACGGCGGCGACGACAGCCGCGCCTGGAACCCGCCCGGCCTTGGCAGCGAGAGCGCCTACTTCCTCGCGATCAACCGCCACAAGAAGAGCGTCACGGTCGACCTCGGCACCGAGGCCGGGCGCGACCTCTGCCGCGAACTCGCGGCAAAGTGCGACATCCTGGTCCAGAATTTCCGCGTCGACGTCATGGAGCGGCACGGCCTGGACTACGCCGCCCTGTCGGGGGCCAATCCGCGCCTGATCTACTGCTCGATCTCCGGCTACGGCCACGACACGCCCTATCGCATGAACGTCGGCTACGACCAGATCGCCCAGGGCGAAGGCGGCCTCATGTACCTGACCGGGCAGCCCGAGGCCGACCCCGTCCGCACCGGCGCCTCGCTGGCCGACACGCTGACGGGCCTTCACGCCGGGATGGCCGTCCTGGCCGCGCTGCGCGCCCGGGAGGTGACCGGCCGCGGCCAGCATGTGGACATGGCGCTGCTCGACACCGTCGTCGCCGTCAGCGGCTTCCTCTCGCAGGGCGCCCTCCTGACGGGCGAGAACCCGCCGCGCAGCGGCAACAGCTCTTTCCTGGTCATCCCGACCGGCGTCTATCCCTGTGCCGACGGCCTGCTGAACCTGCTGGTCGGCAACGACCGGCAGTTCCGGCGCCTCTGCACCGACGTGCTGGAACGGCCCGACATGGCCGAGGATGCACGCTTCCGCACCAACAAGGACCGCCGGGCGCACAAGGCGGAGCTGGACGAGGTGCTGAAGGATCTGTTCTCGCGCCGGCCGCGCGACCACTGGATCGAGCGCTGCCGCGCATCGGGCGTCCCCGCCGGCAGCGTCCGCACCCTGACGGAGGCGCTCGCCGCTCCGGAGCCGGCGGCGCGCGACATGATTCAGGAGGTCGAGCATCCGGCCGGCAGCTTCCGCACGGTCGCCTCGCCGATGAAGCTGTCCGGGACGCCGGTGCGGCGTGCGGGGCCCGCGCCGCTGCTCGGCGAGCATACGGACGAGGTCCTGCGCGAGGTGCTCGGCTGCGACGACGCCCGCATCGCTGCCCTGCGCGCGGCGGGCGGCGTCCGCTGA
- a CDS encoding PAS domain-containing protein codes for MEAQSVAAARSPDWLDPDLRWAETLWHARKGVADLPTKSQIDPLDVPPRCLDLAFLFELRDDAWYARLIGTGYFALYGYDVTGMRVSDFIRATGTGPRVLADYERARSSRLPVFSQSVLNWRPTGAQLPYHRVVLPFTGNPPDDGTVRYLFGFTKLLGNRF; via the coding sequence GTGGAAGCGCAGTCGGTGGCGGCGGCCCGGTCGCCGGACTGGCTGGATCCGGACCTTCGTTGGGCGGAGACGCTCTGGCACGCCCGCAAGGGCGTTGCGGATTTGCCGACGAAGTCGCAGATCGATCCGCTCGACGTTCCGCCGCGCTGCCTCGACCTGGCGTTCCTGTTCGAACTGCGCGACGACGCGTGGTACGCGAGGCTGATCGGCACCGGCTATTTCGCGCTCTACGGCTATGACGTGACTGGCATGCGGGTGTCGGACTTCATCCGCGCCACGGGCACAGGCCCGCGCGTGCTGGCCGACTATGAACGGGCCCGCTCCAGCAGGCTGCCCGTGTTCTCGCAGTCGGTCCTGAACTGGCGGCCCACAGGGGCGCAACTGCCCTATCACCGGGTCGTGCTGCCCTTCACCGGAAACCCTCCCGACGATGGGACGGTGCGGTATCTCTTCGGGTTCACCAAGCTGCTCGGCAACCGTTTCTGA
- a CDS encoding acyl-CoA dehydrogenase family protein, protein MAEDHAKDCDWNAMSDEDFRMEVRRWIEAEYPQAKRFPKHRMTYPEIKDWFDKLSAKGWIAPGWPREYGGMGLDPSKLIIYVEEYERHGCARIPDHALQMCGPLLIRYGTEEQKRYFLPKILSGEHIWCQGYSEPNAGSDLASLRTEAVADGDDYVVNGQKIWTTLAHSANWTFCLVRTDKTARKPQEGISFLLIDMSTPGVTVRPIPNIKGDVEFCEMFFDDVRVPKKNLVGEPNKGWTMAKALLGFERLFLGNPRMPEYALNRLRDLGEKTGRFEDAAFVDRFTQFRLDVYDLNSAFERFAGILRAGGELGADVSVLKLWATETYQRITEYMVEVAGDHGIQREDVVIGNTSVDVMAQFIESRPATIYGGSNEIQRNIIAKQVLRLPG, encoded by the coding sequence ATGGCCGAAGACCACGCCAAGGATTGCGACTGGAACGCGATGAGCGACGAGGACTTCCGCATGGAGGTCCGGCGCTGGATCGAGGCCGAGTATCCGCAGGCGAAGCGGTTCCCGAAGCACCGCATGACCTATCCGGAGATCAAGGACTGGTTCGACAAGCTGTCGGCCAAGGGCTGGATCGCGCCCGGCTGGCCGCGCGAATACGGCGGCATGGGCCTCGATCCGTCGAAGCTGATCATCTATGTCGAGGAGTACGAGCGCCACGGCTGCGCCCGTATCCCGGACCATGCGCTGCAGATGTGCGGGCCGCTGCTGATCCGCTACGGCACCGAGGAGCAGAAGCGCTACTTCCTGCCGAAGATCCTGAGCGGCGAACACATCTGGTGCCAGGGCTACTCCGAGCCGAATGCCGGGTCGGACCTCGCCAGCCTGCGGACCGAAGCGGTCGCCGACGGCGACGACTATGTCGTCAACGGCCAGAAGATCTGGACGACGCTGGCGCATTCGGCGAACTGGACCTTCTGCCTCGTGCGGACCGACAAGACGGCGCGCAAGCCGCAGGAGGGCATCAGCTTCCTGCTGATCGACATGTCGACGCCGGGCGTCACGGTCCGGCCGATCCCGAACATCAAGGGCGACGTCGAATTCTGCGAGATGTTCTTCGACGACGTGCGGGTGCCGAAGAAGAACCTGGTCGGCGAGCCGAACAAGGGCTGGACCATGGCCAAGGCGCTGCTCGGGTTCGAGCGGCTGTTCCTGGGCAACCCGCGCATGCCGGAATATGCGCTGAACCGCCTGCGCGACCTGGGCGAAAAGACGGGACGGTTCGAGGATGCCGCCTTCGTCGACCGCTTCACGCAGTTCCGGCTGGACGTCTACGACCTGAACTCGGCGTTCGAGCGTTTCGCGGGCATCCTGCGCGCGGGCGGCGAACTGGGGGCCGACGTATCGGTGCTGAAGCTCTGGGCCACCGAGACCTACCAGCGCATCACCGAATACATGGTGGAAGTCGCCGGGGACCACGGCATCCAGCGCGAGGACGTGGTGATCGGCAACACCAGCGTCGACGTGATGGCGCAGTTCATCGAGTCGCGCCCGGCGACGATCTATGGCGGATCGAATGAGATCCAGCGCAACATCATCGCCAAGCAGGTGCTCCGGCTTCCCGGCTGA